The genomic segment CCGGCAAACCCCGCCGCCAGCCCGACCCGAACGGCTTGCGGCAGACAGAAATCGCATCCGCCGGCCCGATCTCTATCAGCAAGCTCTCCAGATCCCCGGCGCCCGTGCGGATCGACAGGTACTCGTCGACATCCACCGCCATCGCCCAGTCGGCACCCAACTCCGACAGCACCGGCAGCACATCCCGCAATCCATACCTCAGCGGGTCGCGCCCCTCTTTCAGGTCCAGCGGCACATGTCGCACATGCCCCAGCTCCGCCAGCCTTGCAGCCATCCGGTCGGTCCCGTCCTCGGACCCGCTTGTAAACAGCACCACCCCGGCGAACCCCAGCGCCCGGTAATGCGCGATCCATTCCAGCAGGTAAGGCGCCTCGTTCCCCGGCGCCGCAACGATCCACGCCTGTTCCGCCATCACACGCCCCGGTTCCCGCCAAGCCGCCCGTGCTTGCGCAGGTTCTGGCGAAACGCCACCGTCGCCCGCTCGGCCATCGCGGTGCGGCCGTCCTTTTCGAAGTAATGCGCCAGCGACCCGCGATACCACGGCAGCCGCCGCCGCTCGCGGTAAAGCTCATAGAACCGCTGCTGCGTCAGGTCGCCGAACAGCGCCTCGGTCATGATCGGCTTCAACGCCTCGATCTTGCGCAGGAACACGGCCGACTTGTGGTTCGAGAACCAGCATTTCATCGGCACCACCGTGCCCCCGGCCCCCTCCGCCGCCATCAACCGGTCAGTATGAAACTGATCGAGGTCGAAATACGGGTCATAGAATACGTAAGCCCGCCCCAGCTCGGCCACCGCCTCAGCCGCATCGCCCAGTGGCAGCGACCAGTCCTGCCGCCGCCCCACCTGATATCGCGTCTCCCACGGCACCAGCGCCTCGTTCAGCGTCGATTGCGGATTGAAGGCCAGCACATGCGCCCCCGGCGCCAGCCGCCCGAAGGTCAGCGCCCCGAAGGCCCCCATCGACGAGCCAGTGAAAATGCATCGCTCATACCCCTCGAAGAACCCCTCGCCCGCCATCTTCCGCATCGTCTCGATCAGCCCGGCATCGCGGTACCAGTTCGGCAGATGCGCATAGACGCCCAAGTGGCTCACCTGGTTGTCACGGGCGAACTTGTAGGCCCACGGCAACCGCCCCGGCGAGCGGTCATTGACGTTCGAAAGGTTGTCGAAGGTCACCATCAGGATCGGCCGCCGCCGCTTGACGAACAGCATCGGATGGCGCGGATCGGAGTGAAGGAACCCGCTCGCCGACCCGCACGGCCCGATCTCGTCGAACCACATGGGTTTCTCGATCTGCCCGACCGTTTCGGCCTCCGATACGTCCTCTTCCTCGCTCATCCGCCCGAACCCCGCCTATTCGCCCGCCGCGGCCTGCGGCTCGCCCGCATCCCAGCGCACCGAGTAATCGCCCTGAGACACATTCCGGATCCGCTCGTCGGTCACCGCATCCGGGCCGCGTTCGATGATGTAGAACAGGTACCACCGCCCCTGCATCCCGGCCCCGCGAAACCGCCGGCCGTTCTGGCCCGTGTCGGGCGCCGGCCGCGGCTCGGCATCGGTCACGTCATGCGGCACGGCGGCGCATTCATGCAGCACGCAGCGCCGCGCATCCTTCCAGTACCGCCACACCAGCTCCGGGCTGAACTGGTAGAACCCATGCCCGGCCCAACCGGTGATCCCGTTGATCGACAGGAAGATCCCGCCGGGCCGCAGCATGTGAAAGACGTTATCCAGCGCCTGCGGCGTGTTGTAGACATGCTCCAGCGTGCCGCCGTCGATGATCACGTCGAACCGCCCGCGCAGGTCATCGGGCAACGGCTCGTTCATGTCATGGGTCAGATCGCAGTTCTCGTAAGGCGACGCATCCAGCGACATCGGCTCCGGGAACCCGATTTTCCGCAGGAAGGTCTCGCTGAACCCATCCTCCTGCTCGTATTCGGGAATGTCCGGGGTCAACCCCGCCTGCCGCAGCCGTTGCCGCACATAACGGCGGAACTTGCCCTTGATGTGGAACTTCTGCCGCCCCAGCATCACGCAGTTTTCCTTGCCCTCGACCAAACCGCGCGCGGCGACAAGCTGGCTGGCAAGCTGTGCGTCAATTCCCATGGCGACCTCTACCGCTCCGTCCGACGGCGGCCCATTAACCGGGCCGTCAAAACCATTACGCAGGGCGGTGAATATCGCGTCAATGGCCCTCGGCCACGTCATGCCGGGCCGGGTGCCTCGTGTGGCCTGCCACACGTCCTGACCGGTCCGCGCCTTGGTTTGTCTTGTCCACGGACCGCACTGCTCTTGCCAGTTGGATACGGCAGCCCCGCCGCACCGGTCAATACTGCATCCCCTCAAAGGCTTACGCCACGCCAATGTCGTTGCGCTTTTGCCCTCGAAACCGCGCTCGGCAACGAAAAAGCCCCGCCGTTTCCGGCGGGGCTTCCCAAGCTTAATGCACGACCGCGTCGTCAGGTCGTTCCCGGTTGGAATTCCCCACCCGGTCGCCGATGATCAGCCCGTCGGCCCCGGCACTCACCGGCACCGTGCTGCCGTCGAGGATATCGCCGGCCAGCAACGCCTCGGCCAGCGGATCCTGCAAGGCCTTCTGGATCACCCGCTTCAGCGGCCGCGCGCCATAGACCGGGTCGTACCCCTCGTCGGCCAGCCACTTCTTGGCATCCTCGTCCAGCTCCAGCCGGATCTTCCGGCTTGCCAGGCGCTTGGTCAGGCGGCCCATCTGGATATCGACGATGCCGTCCATCTGATCACGCGACAGCCGGTCGAAGACCACGATCTCGTCCAGCCGGTTCAGGAACTCGGGCCGGAAATGCGACCGGACCGCATCCATCACGTCCCGCTTGGCCGAAGCGGCGTCCGCCCCCTCAGGCAACTGGCTCAACGCCTGCGACCCAAGGTTCGACGTCATGATGATCAGCGTCTGCTTGAAGTCGACCCGGTGACCCTGACCATCGGTCAAGACCCCGTCGTCAAGCACCTGCAACAGCACGTTGAACACCTCCGGATGCGCCTTCTCGACCTCGTCGAACAGCACCACCTGGTAGGGCCGGCGGCGGACGGCTTCGGTCAGAACGCCACCCTCCTCGTACCCGACATAACCCGGCGGGGCACCGATCAGGCGGGCGACGGCGTGTTTCTCCATGAACTCGCTCATGTCGATCCGCACCATCGCGCTGTCATCGTCGAACAGGAACTCGGCGACGGCTTTCGTGAGCTCGGTCTTCCCGACACCCGTCGGCCCGAGGAACAGGAAGCTGCCCAGCGGCCGGTTCTCGTCGTTGAGACCCGCCCTGGCCCGGCGCACCGCGTTGGCCACGGCCCGCACGGCACTGTCCTGGCCGATCACCCGCTTGTGCAGGTTATCTTCCATGCCCAACAGCTTCTCGCGCTCGCCTTCCAGCATCTTGGCGGTGGGAATACCCGTCCAGCGCTCGACCACCTGGGCGATCTGCTCCGGCCGCACGGCCTCTTCCACCATCATGCCGTCTTCCTCGGCCTGTTCGGCCTCGGAAAGCTGTTTCTCAAGCTGCGGAATGACGCCATAGGAAAGCTCACCGGCCTTGGCGAGGTTGCCCTCCCGCTTGGCGTGATCCAGTTCGATCCGCGCCTTGTCGAGTTGCTCCTTCAGGTCGCGCGCGCTGGCAAGCTTGTCCCGCTCGGCCTGCCACTGCGCGGTCATCTCGGCGGATTTCTCCTGCAACTCGGCCAGTTCCTTCTCGAGCTTCTCGAGCCGGTCCTTGCTGGCGGCATCATCCTCCTTGCGCAGCGCCTCGGCCTCGATCTGCTTCTGCAGGATATCGCGGTCGAGCGCGTCAAGCTCCTCGGGTTTGCTGTCCACCTCCATCCGCAACCGGCTGGCCGCCTCGTCGACAAGGTCGATCGCCTTGTCCGGCAGGAACCGGTCGGTGATATAGCGGTTTGACAGCGTCGCGGCAGACACAAGCGCGCTGTCCGAGATCCGCACACCGTGGTGCAGCTCGTACTTCTCCTTGATGCCCCGCAGGATACTGATCGTATCCTCCACCGTCGGCTCCGACACCATCAGCGGCTGGAACCGGCGGGCAAGGGCCGCGTCCTTCTCGACATGCTTGCGGTATTCGTCGAGCGTCGTCGCACCGATACAGTGCAGTTCACCCCGTGCCAGCGCCGGCTTGATCAGGTTGGCGGCATCCATCGCGCCATCCGTCTTGCCCGCGCCCACAAGCGTGTGCATCTCGTCGATGAACAGGATGATCTCGCCCGCGGCATTGGTGATCTCGTTCAGCACGGCCTTCAGCCGCTCCTCGAACTCACCGCGATACTTCGCCCCGGCAATCAGCGCGCCCATGTCGAGCGACAGCAGACGCTTGTTCTGAAGGCTCTCCGGCACGTCGCCATTGACGATCCGCAGGGCAAGCCCCTCGGCAATCGCGGTCTTGCCGACGCCCGGCTCACCGATCAGAACGGGGTTGTTCTTGGTCCGGCGGCTCAACACCTGCATCGCGCGGCGGATCTCGTCGTCGCGGCCGATGATCGGGTCGATCTTGCCATCCTCGGCGGCCTTGGTCAGGTCGCGCGCGTATTTCTCCAGCGCCTCATAGGTATCCTCGGCACTCGCGCTGTCGGCGGTGCGGCCCTTGCGGATGTCGTTCACCGCCTCGTTAAGGCTCTGCGCACTCACCCCGCCCTGCTCCAGCGCGTCCTTCGCCGGGCTCTTCACCACGGCCATCGCGGTCAGCAGGCGCTCCACGGGCACGAAACTGTCACCGGCCTTCTTGGCCAGCTTCTCGGCCTCGTCCAGAACCTTCCCGGTCTGGTTGTCCATGTAGACCTGGCCGGCATCGCCCGACACCTTCGGAATCTTGCCCAGAGACAGCTCGAGCGCCTGCACCACGCGCTGAGGGTTACCGCCTGCGCGCTTGATCAGGTTGCTCGCAAGCCCCTGGTCGTCATCCATCAATGCTTTCAGAACATGTTCGGGCGCCAGTTTCTGGTGGCTCTCCCGCATTGCGATCGTCTGCGCCGCCTGAAGAAAGCCGCGCGACCGCTCGGTGAACTTCGACAAGTCCATCCCTATTCTCCTTTTTACAAGCGTTACCCCTGTTTGCGCACCCAGCATTAGGCATGCGTCCGTCGGGAACCTCGATACCTGAAATGGGGGGCGGAACGGGGGTATTCAAGCTTGCGCGAGGGGAAAAACCGGCAAAAATCCACCGTGACAGGTCATTTGTTCCGGCAAATTCGTGCCATCCGGAATTTCCGCCCGACGGAAAAATGGAACTTTTCCGTAATACTTTACGTTTATACCACATGTATGCCGCTACTGGCGGAAGCTACACAAGGATTAGTGCAATGCTTATCGAGAAACTCGGGTTTGACGATGTACGCTACAATCCGGAACTCTCTGCGTTCGAAGCGCTGGTGCAGATCAGGGAAGAGGGAGAGGTCTATTCCTACCCCGTCCATATGCTCGCGCCGCTCAACGCGGAATTCGATGTAATCGCCAAGGGGCTCTCCGACAAGGCCCTGCGCATCCATCGTCATGCCCCTGACCGCGCCATGCGCCTGCGCCGCGCCCCCGTCCCGGGCGAGGCCGCGCTCCAACTGGTACCCGTCAGCATCGAAACTGGCGAATTGCGGCGAAACGGCGCGGCGCTTGCCGCCTGAAGGGTCGGCCCCGATCCCGTCCAATCCGGGGCCCCTTGCCTTTCTGCCGCAATCCCCAACCCCCCGCGTTCCGCCCTCGCGCGGGGGGTTGACCTGTCCCCGCTCCCCCGCGAGAAGGTTCCAACCCCGATCGCAGAGGAGCGCCCCGGATGTCCGATGACCGTCTCATCGTCGCCATAGACCTGCCCAACGCCCTCGAAGGCTTGCAGCTGGCCGAAACGCTGGGCGACGATGTCTCCTTCTACAAGATCGGCCTCGGCATGCTGACCGGCGGCGGCCTCGCGCTCGCCAACGAGCTCAAGCAGGAGCACGGAAAGCGCATTTTCCTCGACATGAAGCTGTTCGATATCGGCGCCACGGTGGAAAACGCCGTGCGCGGGCTTGCGCAGTTCGACCTCGATTTCCTCACCGTCCACGGCGACCCGCATGTCGTGC from the Roseovarius indicus genome contains:
- the clpB gene encoding ATP-dependent chaperone ClpB; the protein is MDLSKFTERSRGFLQAAQTIAMRESHQKLAPEHVLKALMDDDQGLASNLIKRAGGNPQRVVQALELSLGKIPKVSGDAGQVYMDNQTGKVLDEAEKLAKKAGDSFVPVERLLTAMAVVKSPAKDALEQGGVSAQSLNEAVNDIRKGRTADSASAEDTYEALEKYARDLTKAAEDGKIDPIIGRDDEIRRAMQVLSRRTKNNPVLIGEPGVGKTAIAEGLALRIVNGDVPESLQNKRLLSLDMGALIAGAKYRGEFEERLKAVLNEITNAAGEIILFIDEMHTLVGAGKTDGAMDAANLIKPALARGELHCIGATTLDEYRKHVEKDAALARRFQPLMVSEPTVEDTISILRGIKEKYELHHGVRISDSALVSAATLSNRYITDRFLPDKAIDLVDEAASRLRMEVDSKPEELDALDRDILQKQIEAEALRKEDDAASKDRLEKLEKELAELQEKSAEMTAQWQAERDKLASARDLKEQLDKARIELDHAKREGNLAKAGELSYGVIPQLEKQLSEAEQAEEDGMMVEEAVRPEQIAQVVERWTGIPTAKMLEGEREKLLGMEDNLHKRVIGQDSAVRAVANAVRRARAGLNDENRPLGSFLFLGPTGVGKTELTKAVAEFLFDDDSAMVRIDMSEFMEKHAVARLIGAPPGYVGYEEGGVLTEAVRRRPYQVVLFDEVEKAHPEVFNVLLQVLDDGVLTDGQGHRVDFKQTLIIMTSNLGSQALSQLPEGADAASAKRDVMDAVRSHFRPEFLNRLDEIVVFDRLSRDQMDGIVDIQMGRLTKRLASRKIRLELDEDAKKWLADEGYDPVYGARPLKRVIQKALQDPLAEALLAGDILDGSTVPVSAGADGLIIGDRVGNSNRERPDDAVVH
- a CDS encoding methyltransferase domain-containing protein, with the translated sequence MGIDAQLASQLVAARGLVEGKENCVMLGRQKFHIKGKFRRYVRQRLRQAGLTPDIPEYEQEDGFSETFLRKIGFPEPMSLDASPYENCDLTHDMNEPLPDDLRGRFDVIIDGGTLEHVYNTPQALDNVFHMLRPGGIFLSINGITGWAGHGFYQFSPELVWRYWKDARRCVLHECAAVPHDVTDAEPRPAPDTGQNGRRFRGAGMQGRWYLFYIIERGPDAVTDERIRNVSQGDYSVRWDAGEPQAAAGE